A segment of the Tistrella bauzanensis genome:
ACCGTTATCTGCCGGCCGATGCCGGCGGGGGCGCCACGACGCCTGAGACCGGCGCTGGCGGCCGCGGCGATCAGGGCTGGAGCGATGCGCCGATCGATCTGTCGGCGCTGGCGGTGGCGGATGCCGATGTCACCATCAATGCGGGCTCGGTGACGATCCGCGACACCCGGCTGGGGGCGACCGAACTGGCGCTGAGGCTGGACGACCGCCGCCTGACCGTCGATGTGCCTCAGACCGGGCTCTATGGCGGCAGCGGCCATGTCATCATCGGCGTCAATGGCCGCGCCAGCCCGGCATCGCTGTCGCTGAAGGGCACGTTCCAGGATCTGGATCTGCTGCCGCTGCTGACCGCCGCCACCGGATCGGACCGGCTGGAAGGCACCGGGCGCACCGAATTCGACCTGACCGCGCGTGGCAACAGCCAGGCAGCGCTGATCGGCAGCCTGGCCGGGCGCGGGCTTTACGCGGTGACGGATGGCGCGCTGCGTGGCATCAACATTGCCGCCATGATCCGCAATCTGGGCGGCGCCTTCGACGATGGCGGCGCCGAACGCAAAACCGATTTCGCCCGGTTAGGCGGCAGCTTCACCGCCGAGCGGGGCATCGTCAGCAACCGCGACACCGAGTTGCAGGCGCCGCTGCTGCGGGTGACGGCGGCGGGCACGGTGAACCTGCCGGAACGCCGGCTCGATTACCGGATCGAACCCAAGGCGGTGGCCAATCTGGAGGGCCAGGGCGGCCGTGCCGATCTGGCCGGGCTGATGGTGCCGGTGATCGTGGAAGGCCCGTGGAGCAACCTGTCCTACCGCCCGGATCTGGAGGGGGCCTTGCGGCAGGGCCTGAACGACCCTGAGGCGGTGCGTCGCGCGATTGAGGGTGCGCGTGAGGGCGATGTCGGCGACGCGCTGAAAGGCCTGCTGGGGGGCCGCCAGAGCGGTGGCGATACCAACACCGACGGCAGCGAGCCGGCCGACCCGCTGGACCAGTTGAAGGGCTTGTTCAAGCGATAAGCGATCGAGTGTAAGGGGCGCGTCAGGCCGGTGTAAGCCAGCCGCAAGCGGCAGCGACTAGTGTCTGGGCCTGGACGGGCGCCGGAAGGTCCGATGCCCCTCCCTTTGCCCGGAGGCCCGATGATGACCCTTTCCCGCCTGCTTGCCCGCGTCGCTGCCCCGGCGGCTGTTCTGGTGGCGCTTGCGGCCCCCGCACTGGCCGGGCCCACCTGTACCACCGCCGCCAGGGATACATGGATTCCGGAAGACCAGATGAAGGCGAAGATCGCCGAGATGGGTTTCAAGGACATCCGCAGCTTCGAGGTGACCAAAGGCAACTGCTACGAGATCTATGGCCATGACAAGGATGGCCGCAAGGCCGAGGTCTATTTCGACCCGACCGATGCCCGGATCGTGAAGCAGGAGATCGACTGAGCCATGTCCCGTTCAGGCCCGGCCGTGGAACTGTCGCGCGCCGGGCCGGGCGTCCGGGTCTGGGATCCGGTCGTCCGGCTGTTTCACTGGCTGGTGGTGGTGGGCTGCCTGCTGGATCTGGCCATACTGGAAGAGGGCGAGGCGCCGCACCGCTGGGTCGGCTATGTCGTGGCCGGCGCGCTGGCCGTGCGCATCCTGTGGGGGTTCGTCGGCACCGAACCGGCGCGGTTCCGGGCCTTCGTGCCCACACCGGCGGTACTTCTGGGCTATCTGCGCGATCGTATCGCCGGGCGGGCCCGGATCTATCGCAGCCACAATCCCGCCGGCGCGGTGATGATGCTGACGCTGATGGCCCTGCTGGCGGTGGTGTCGATCACCGGCATCATGACCACCACCGACATGTTCTGGGGCGTGGGCTGGGTGGAAGAGCTGCACGAGGCCGCCGCCGAGGCGATCATCCCGCTGGCCTTGCTGCATGCGGCGGTGGCTGTCATTGACAGCGTGGCCGGGCCGGTGAACCTGATCGCGGCGATGATCACCGGACGCAAGCGGCTGCGCTGACGGCAGGTGTTCGCTCTGCAGTCACAGTGCGGAGGCTTTCCCGGCGCCGGGAGGCAGGATAGGTTGGTGCCCGACCCGCCATCCTGCCCGATCCGCCATCCTGCCGGCCAC
Coding sequences within it:
- a CDS encoding PepSY domain-containing protein, yielding MTLSRLLARVAAPAAVLVALAAPALAGPTCTTAARDTWIPEDQMKAKIAEMGFKDIRSFEVTKGNCYEIYGHDKDGRKAEVYFDPTDARIVKQEID
- a CDS encoding cytochrome b/b6 domain-containing protein is translated as MSRSGPAVELSRAGPGVRVWDPVVRLFHWLVVVGCLLDLAILEEGEAPHRWVGYVVAGALAVRILWGFVGTEPARFRAFVPTPAVLLGYLRDRIAGRARIYRSHNPAGAVMMLTLMALLAVVSITGIMTTTDMFWGVGWVEELHEAAAEAIIPLALLHAAVAVIDSVAGPVNLIAAMITGRKRLR